The following are encoded in a window of Microcaecilia unicolor chromosome 14, aMicUni1.1, whole genome shotgun sequence genomic DNA:
- the LOC115457988 gene encoding sodium/potassium-transporting ATPase subunit beta-2-like translates to MAALSQKKSCQQRMDEWKEFIWNPRTHEFMGRTGSSWALILLFYVVFYGFLTALFSLTMWVMLQTIDDYVPTYQDRLANPGLMIRPKSDSLDIVFSSSDNATWKTYVNKLDDFLPAYDDMNQTSKNENCPSGTYFEEKDKGNVQNHPKRACQFKRSFLGRCSGLEDATYGYSEGKPCVLIKMNRVINFKPRPVPATNPFITIDCTGKKDEDIQHLGDLQYFPNNGSNFGTIDLMYFPYYGYKVQANYTQPLVAVQFLNVTQNVDIYVECKVLAQNIKNDDDRDKFAGRVAFKLKVNS, encoded by the exons ATGGCAGCCCTTTCCCAGAAGAAGAGCTGCCAGCAGCGGATGGACGAGTGGAAGGAGTTCATCTGGAACCCCCGCACTCACGAGTTCATGGGCAGGACGGGCAGCAGCTGGG CCCTGATTTTGCTCTTCTACGTGGTCTTTTATGGATTCCTCACAGCTCTCTTCTCCCTCACCATGTGGGTGATGCTGCAAACGATTGACGATTATGTTCCGACCTATCAAGACAGGTTGGCCAATCCTG GCTTAATGATTCGGCCCAAATCTGATAGCCTGGATATTGTATTCAGCAGCTCAGACAATGCAACCTGGAAGACCTATGTGAACAAACTCGATGATTTCCTGCCAG CCTACGATGATATGAACCAGACATCAAAAAATGAGAACTGTCCCAGTGGCACTTATTTTGAGGAGAAAGACAAAGGCAACGTGCAGAATCACCCCAAGAGGGCATGCCAGTTCAAGCGTAGCTTCTTGGGAAGGTGCTCGGGGCTGGAGGACGCCACCTATGGGTATTCAGAGGGAAAGCCCTGCGTCCTCATCAAAATGAACCGG GTTATTAACTTCAAGCCCAGGCCCGTGCCAGCGACTAATCCCTTTATAACCATCGACTGTACAGGAAAG AAAGATGAGGACATCCAGCATCTCGGGGATCTTCAGTACTTCCCGAATAATGGCTCCAACTTTGGCACTATAGACCTGATGTACTTCCCTTACTATGGATATAAGGTTCAG GCAAACTACACCCAGCCACTGGTGGCTGTGCAGTTCCTAAATGTGACACAAAATGTGGACATCTATGTGGAGTGCAAGGTCTTAGCCCAGAACATCAAAAACGACGATGACAGAGACAAGTTTGCTGGGAGGGTGGCCTTCAAGCTGAAGGTGAACAGCTAG